In Syntrophorhabdaceae bacterium, the following are encoded in one genomic region:
- a CDS encoding secretin N-terminal domain-containing protein, producing MRKLWIYAAMVCFLCSCAHVQQAKEKSPTVKPPEIPSPVSFQIEKEKRTETPRVEEVFSFSLREADVKDILRAIGKQANYNVVVEPDVKGTATVDLKDVTLVKALEYILEPLSFTYKIENRTIYVSRPKVETRMFSLNYIALKKTGTSNVYATPGTIGGTTTTTGVATTTSSTYGSQVSVRSETDSDIWKSLEDNIKGLLSKDGKFVVNKQAMMIIVTDYPRILKDIDTFLKAAEGVIHRQVMIEAKIVEVLLNDSSRQGVNWKMVEGRIGEFNFRGQQALLNQFSDPALSTTTAVSGTPFFRIFAGNGNLDINNTFIDLLKIFGKVETISSPKISTLNNQRAIIKVTTQDVYFDVQQTAVTGSANPTITYTPRFIDEGLTLDVTPQIDDKGNITLNIHPIMSERTGDVVAPGGVTTVPILNVREVDTIVKVKEGETVVIGGLIKSIKSNTDTGTKGLMSIPVIGQFFKVNETSDTKSELVVFLTPRVIYEEIN from the coding sequence ATGAGAAAACTATGGATCTATGCGGCGATGGTTTGTTTCTTGTGCTCCTGCGCCCATGTTCAGCAGGCGAAGGAGAAAAGTCCCACGGTTAAACCCCCTGAGATACCGAGCCCGGTCTCTTTCCAGATAGAAAAAGAAAAAAGGACGGAGACGCCCAGGGTGGAGGAGGTCTTCTCTTTCTCGCTCCGGGAGGCCGACGTCAAAGACATTCTCAGGGCCATTGGGAAACAGGCAAATTACAATGTGGTTGTGGAGCCTGACGTGAAAGGCACGGCCACGGTGGACTTGAAGGATGTCACCCTTGTCAAGGCGCTTGAGTATATCCTTGAGCCATTGAGCTTTACGTACAAAATTGAGAACAGAACGATCTACGTTTCCAGGCCGAAAGTGGAAACCAGGATGTTCAGCCTGAATTATATAGCCCTTAAGAAGACCGGAACGAGCAATGTTTACGCCACCCCGGGGACGATCGGAGGCACAACCACCACAACAGGCGTTGCCACTACGACAAGCAGCACATACGGCTCCCAGGTGTCAGTAAGGAGTGAAACAGATTCCGACATATGGAAAAGCCTGGAAGATAACATAAAAGGTCTGCTTTCTAAAGACGGTAAATTCGTGGTGAACAAGCAGGCCATGATGATAATCGTTACGGATTACCCCCGGATCCTGAAAGATATTGACACATTTCTCAAAGCGGCCGAAGGGGTCATCCATCGTCAGGTTATGATAGAGGCAAAGATTGTTGAAGTTTTGCTTAATGATTCTTCACGCCAGGGGGTAAACTGGAAGATGGTTGAAGGACGAATCGGAGAGTTCAACTTCAGAGGGCAGCAGGCGTTACTCAATCAGTTCTCGGATCCCGCGCTCAGTACCACCACGGCGGTCTCCGGCACTCCCTTTTTCCGTATCTTTGCCGGAAATGGAAACCTGGATATTAACAACACCTTCATCGATCTTTTGAAGATCTTCGGCAAAGTGGAAACGATCTCCAGCCCCAAAATATCGACACTCAATAATCAGCGGGCCATCATCAAGGTTACGACTCAGGATGTGTACTTCGATGTGCAGCAGACCGCCGTCACGGGCAGTGCGAACCCTACCATCACGTACACACCGAGATTCATCGATGAAGGACTCACCCTTGATGTCACGCCCCAGATAGACGATAAGGGAAATATCACCCTCAACATACATCCCATTATGTCCGAAAGGACAGGCGATGTCGTCGCGCCCGGGGGTGTCACCACAGTGCCTATACTTAACGTTCGAGAAGTCGATACGATCGTGAAGGTAAAAGAAGGAGAGACCGTAGTCATCGGCGGGCTTATCAAGAGCATCAAGTCGAATACCGACACGGGCACCAAGGGGCTCATGTCGATCCCTGTTATCGGGCAATTCTTCAAGGTGAATGAAACAAGCGATACAAAAAGTGAATTGGTCGTGTTCTTGACCCCGCGCGTTATTTACGAGGAAATCAACTGA